One Candidatus Margulisiibacteriota bacterium genomic window, GCCAGCAGGATTATCAGATGGATCTGAATATCGGCCCTGACAATTTCCGCACCGGAATTTTTCTGCGCAACGCCGAATCTTTTACCGATGAGCTGGACAGGGACAACCCCGAAAAAACTTTTAACCGCAACGCCCGTTTGACGAATTTTTTCCGGCCTTTGAGCGACCTGACTTTTTCCAGCTCGCTGGCGCGGAATATTGACGAGCAGCACAAAGCTATTTTTAGTTACAATGAATCGCAGGCTTACTCGGAGATGCTCCGTTACAATCCCTGGACGATCGACAGCAGTTTTGAGTACGCCGGCGCGGATTACTTTACCGAACAGCAGGCCGCGACGAACACCAAAACGATCGGCAATGACCGCAAGCATGTCTTCAATTTTTCTTTCCGCCGTCCGCCGGAATTTTCCAGCAAGCTGTTTGAAGAATTTTATCTGCATTATGACAACACTTACGCCAGCACGGCCACTGATCTTTATCAGCAAATGCCCAATATTGCGCGCCAGCAAAATTTTAACGGCACGCTGCGGCCTTACGATCTTATTTCTTTTAGCTATGATGACCGCCACAGCAGCAGCTTGCTGGAGAATCATAACCGCGCGGATTTGTATCAGGAAAACGCCTATAAATTTTCACGTTTTTATCCGGCCAAGTATATTAATTTTTTGCCGGCGGATTTCTTGATCGTCAACAAAGTGGAATTTACGCGCCGCTTTAATCAAAACGCGCGTGATCTGGGCAGTAGTAGCAGCACGCAGCGCACCTACACGCTGGATCATTATAATACGCTGCTGCAGAGTTATGCGTTGAATCCGCTGGACCGGCTGACCTTAAATTTAGATCTCAACAGCAAAATGTCCGAGCGGTTGAGCGAAACTTTGTACAGCGACGGTCTGGCCGTGGTCGAGAGCGTCGAGCCGGAAGACACGCAGGCGCTGAAATTGAACTACGCGCTGACGGAATTGGCTTTTTTGCGGAATATCAATTACACCTGGCAGATGGATCTAACGCAGCGCCGCATTAACCGGCGCAACACCAATCAGCGTGGCGGAGTCAGCATCAACCGTGATGATCTGGACAGCGGCACGAACAGAATGAATTTAAATTACAATTATTTTACTTCATTTACCAACACGCATTATTTGACTATGCTGGAGGAATTTCGGCGCAACACCGGAGACAACAGCGGCACGCGCTATTCTTACGGACAGACCGATGAGATCAACACGCGCTACGCTGTGCCTAATACGCAATTGGGTTTGACTTACGGTTTTTCCCGCGTTTTCAATAAGCAGTTTGACACCAGCGGCGAGGTGATCGGTAAAACCACTCTGATCGAGCGCGACTACCGCGGCCGCCTGCTGCGCTACGATGACACCAACCGGTTTACTGTTGATTACACACCCTGGCAGGAATTAATGCTGGACGCCTCGCTGTATCTCCGGCATGTCGCGCAGGATATTCAGACCGGCCGCCGCACGCCGACCTTTAACAGTGTCCATGATGAGATCAGCGCGCGTTCCTATGAGTTTGGCGCGACTTACAAACCGCTGACGGATCTGTCTGTCCGTTACGGCTGGCGGCAAAATATTTATGAGCAGGGCCGCGGCACGGAGGAAAAACTGACCGCCAAATACACGCCGCTTAATTTTGAATTTGGTGAATTGAGCTACAATTACGAAAATCTTTACACCGTCGGCCAGGGCACGAACGACCCGCAGCAAAACGATAGTTTAAATACTTTGAGCGGTTTTGTGCAGACGACAGTGGTCGAGCGCGACGATATCAAAGTGACCAATACGCTGACTTTTAAATTAAATAAAGATATTTCCAATGTTATTATCGACAATATGATCGTGGACATCAATCTGACCCGCCTGCATTTTTGGGACAAAGAAAACCCCGAATACTCTTATTCTTTGAACGCTTTTTACGCCAAAGGCACGATAAATTTTTAAGCCGCGGCAAGCGCGTTTAGCCAAAATAAGTTAAAATCGTTTCCTGATGTTTATGTTGCGTTCTTTTTTACTGGTCTTAGGCTGTGCTGCTCTGCTGGGCGCCGCCAATCTTGATTACGCGCAGGCTAAGAAATATTTGCAGGACGGCCGTTATGATGATGCTTACCGCGTCTTCGGTTATGTCGGAGCCAACCGCCGACACTTGCGGCCGTACTGTGATTATTATCGCGCGCTGGCTTCGTACCAGACTGGCCAGATCACGCGCGCCGCGGCGATACTGGAGAGGCATACGGCGCAGGAAAATATTCCGTATCTCGACGAATCTCTGGAGCTGCTGAACGATTGTTATTTGGCGCTGGACCGCGCCCCGGAAATCCACCCGCTAGCCGCTTATAAAAAAGTCGTAAAACTTTTTGCCAAAAGCCAGTATCCCGAAGCGCTGCGTTTGCTGGAGGCCGTTTCCGCCAATGCGCAGCTGGACGCTCTGCCGGAAGATGTCTATTACTATCAAGCGCGCGCCTATATGTACTGCGCCGAGCCGGATCAAGCGCGGCGGATCTTGCTGGCGCGCGCGGATGCCGGGGCGGTTTATTATCTGGGCGTGCTGGCTCTGCAGACCCGCCAGACCGCGCTGGCTTTGCAGAGATTTAACGAGGTTGTCCAAAAATATCCGGCCGCGGAATACGCGCCGCAGGCTCTTTACAATCTGGCGCGGCAGACCCGCGGCGAAAACAGTTTGCGCTACTATCGGCGTTTGGCCGCGGATTATCCGGCTTCGCGCTACGCCGATGATGCGGCCTGGGAAGTAGGCTCGCTCTATTTCCGGCAGAAAAATTATCAGCGCGCCGCGGAGGTTTTTTTGGCGGGCTATGGTTTGGACAGGTATTCGGACAACGCGGACTCGCTGCTCTACTGGGCTGGCAAGTGTTATCAAAAACTGGGGCGGGTTCAGGATGCCGCGCTGATTTTCCAGCAGGCCGCGCGGGAATTTCCGGCGCGTTTTTACGGTTGGCGCGCCGCGCAGCAACTCGGTATAACTCCGGTTATACCTTCCGACAATGTGCAGCTCGCGGATATCAAACCGCAGACCGACCGCGCTTTGCTGGAGCTGGTCAAGCTGGGCGAATACGGCGACGCTCTGGCCGAAGCGAAATTATTGACCGACCGCAATAAACAGGAAAGGATCTCCACAGCTTTGCGCATTTATCTGGCGCACTCCGCTTATAAATCCGGCAGTTATTTGGACGCGATCAATTTA contains:
- a CDS encoding transglycosylase SLT domain-containing protein; protein product: MFMLRSFLLVLGCAALLGAANLDYAQAKKYLQDGRYDDAYRVFGYVGANRRHLRPYCDYYRALASYQTGQITRAAAILERHTAQENIPYLDESLELLNDCYLALDRAPEIHPLAAYKKVVKLFAKSQYPEALRLLEAVSANAQLDALPEDVYYYQARAYMYCAEPDQARRILLARADAGAVYYLGVLALQTRQTALALQRFNEVVQKYPAAEYAPQALYNLARQTRGENSLRYYRRLAADYPASRYADDAAWEVGSLYFRQKNYQRAAEVFLAGYGLDRYSDNADSLLYWAGKCYQKLGRVQDAALIFQQAAREFPARFYGWRAAQQLGITPVIPSDNVQLADIKPQTDRALLELVKLGEYGDALAEAKLLTDRNKQERISTALRIYLAHSAYKSGSYLDAINLSAGVLADAEKNHDHTVLAPPELWQISFPRVHAALVRANAAKNELPDNLIYALIREESRFDEDALSPASAYGLMQLIPATALQVMRQERIAADGFAAEILYRPDLNILLGTAYLRQMLEQFNGSQYLALAAYNAGPTAAARWLRQHGGWKDFDADVFIES